A genomic segment from Desulfosoma caldarium encodes:
- a CDS encoding DUF4442 domain-containing protein, whose product MNHRMFHWLLNLYPPYLGAGIRVRRVSPDFREILVEMPLRFFNRNYVGTHFGGSLYAMVDPFYMLMLIKNLGPDYIVWDKAATIDFVKPGKGTVRAHFQLEEKVLQEIKERVQERGKFLPTFTVEVRDTQGEVVARVEKVLYVRRKK is encoded by the coding sequence ATGAACCATCGCATGTTCCATTGGCTGCTCAATCTCTATCCCCCATACCTCGGAGCCGGCATTCGCGTGCGCCGCGTTTCCCCAGATTTTCGGGAAATTCTTGTGGAAATGCCCCTTCGGTTCTTCAACCGCAATTACGTGGGCACCCATTTCGGTGGCAGCCTCTACGCCATGGTCGATCCCTTTTACATGCTCATGCTCATCAAGAATTTGGGCCCCGATTACATCGTCTGGGACAAAGCCGCCACCATCGACTTCGTCAAGCCCGGCAAGGGAACCGTACGGGCCCACTTTCAACTCGAAGAAAAGGTGCTTCAAGAGATCAAGGAAAGAGTCCAAGAACGGGGAAAGTTTCTGCCCACCTTCACCGTCGAAGTTCGGGACACTCAGGGTGAGGTGGTGGCTCGAGTGGAAAAGGTTTTGTATGTGAGGAGAAAAAAGTGA
- a CDS encoding universal stress protein produces the protein MVPSNHKCFLVAADGSERCLEAAKRFGQFFKDRRDCHWTILHCVQQHLMLYPGELWDADTSLRVAKTTQEKICHSITNRYREVFMELGFDEDSIDTVCRLDSWDPGQDILKVAEERKIASIAVGRRGLSPAENILIGSVSSRVVQYEQYRTVWIMDPDAPPTGHVLIAVESHPECRALTYYANEWIGPTPGKRYTFLHILPPVPPALWDDGHILDEQERAARHSWKRHWEEEKRRQVDQFMDEAREVLGSQGIPDSAIECRILPLQKGVARDLLAHMESGNYEAVVMGKRSLREKKPFLVGSHANKVLQHARKVHLCLVGRAC, from the coding sequence ATGGTGCCATCCAATCACAAGTGTTTCCTTGTGGCCGCGGACGGCTCCGAGCGCTGTCTTGAAGCGGCCAAGCGTTTCGGACAATTTTTCAAGGATCGCAGGGATTGCCATTGGACGATTCTTCACTGCGTGCAGCAGCACCTCATGTTGTACCCCGGCGAGCTCTGGGATGCGGACACGTCCCTGCGCGTCGCCAAGACGACTCAGGAAAAAATCTGCCACAGCATTACGAACCGATACCGTGAAGTCTTCATGGAACTGGGCTTTGACGAGGATTCCATCGACACCGTGTGCCGGTTGGATTCCTGGGACCCCGGCCAAGACATTCTCAAGGTGGCCGAAGAACGCAAGATTGCCAGTATCGCCGTCGGCCGCCGGGGCCTTTCCCCTGCGGAAAACATTCTCATTGGCAGCGTCTCCTCGCGCGTGGTGCAGTACGAACAATACCGAACGGTGTGGATCATGGACCCGGACGCACCGCCCACAGGCCATGTGCTCATTGCGGTGGAATCGCATCCCGAATGTCGCGCTTTGACTTACTATGCCAATGAATGGATTGGTCCGACGCCTGGAAAACGCTACACTTTCCTCCACATTTTGCCCCCCGTTCCGCCGGCTCTGTGGGATGACGGCCATATCTTGGATGAACAGGAGCGCGCGGCACGGCACTCATGGAAACGCCACTGGGAGGAGGAAAAGCGGCGCCAGGTGGATCAGTTCATGGACGAGGCTCGTGAAGTCCTGGGCTCACAAGGTATTCCCGACAGCGCCATTGAATGCCGCATCCTTCCCCTGCAAAAGGGGGTGGCTCGCGACCTGCTGGCACACATGGAAAGCGGCAACTACGAAGCGGTCGTCATGGGCAAACGCAGTCTTCGCGAGAAAAAACCCTTTCTTGTGGGAAGCCATGCCAACAAGGTCCTGCAGCACGCTCGCAAGGTCCACTTGTGCCTTGTGGGCAGAGCGTGCTGA
- a CDS encoding penicillin-binding protein 1A → MEYRKTNPSQHGFPPLQRPYRVGKLIAAGAVLLISGTLALLAATAAYFQLERSLPSIQSLRDYRPSIVTTMYAADGTVIGEFAAERRYVRHLEEFPRHVILAFLAAEDANFYEHKGLDFGGIVRAMIKNIEAGGIVQGGSTITQQVVKTFLLSPERTWVRKLKEAILAYRIDRSMTKNEILYLYLNQIYLGAGAYGVEAAARTYFGIGARDLSIAQAALLAGLPKAPSRYSPFQNMDKALKRQHYVLDRMVEVGFLSQEEALRARQEPLHLMEPPARATYPMNSFTEEVRRLMEQKYGARMLYREGLSIHTTMDVHAQRLAEKAIVEGLRQLDKRHGYRGPHGHVADSEAADFSEVLAKRYATLSSGDVVEAMVMGCESQKRRCRLDLGAQRSAVLNLKAAPWAAGYFSSRRHLFSKGDLIWVRVEAQGSDTTPWLVSLEQEPQTEGALLAMNPQTGRVVCMVGGKDFSKSQFNRATQAYRQPGSAFKPIIYATALEKGSTESSMLIDSPIIKEDPSLVGPWKPANYDNAFWGPITLRDALIHSRNVVAIKLLESVGIHEVHEMARRLGIRSPLTPTLSLALGASGVSLWELVTAYSAFAAQGLRVEPYMVEAVYDRNGRLLEKHQVRQERALSAQTAYIITDILQGVIREGTGRSVRSINRPAAGKTGTTNEMKDAWFVGYTPELLTGVWVGHDDHRLSLGPKETGGRAAAPIWLSFMQEYLRETPAENFPVPENIVFAKIPSKSNKSQAERGRETFAAFVEGTQPKGPQDMPFLEGPSSESAAEITSGSFFKSDLFWGNN, encoded by the coding sequence ATGGAGTACCGAAAGACAAACCCCTCCCAACATGGTTTTCCTCCTTTGCAGCGCCCCTACCGCGTGGGCAAACTTATTGCCGCCGGGGCCGTCCTGCTGATTTCTGGAACGCTGGCGCTTTTGGCAGCCACCGCGGCCTACTTTCAGCTAGAACGATCTCTGCCCAGCATTCAGTCCTTGCGCGATTACCGGCCCTCCATCGTCACCACCATGTATGCGGCGGATGGCACGGTGATCGGAGAATTTGCCGCCGAACGCCGATACGTTCGCCATCTTGAAGAATTCCCTCGCCACGTGATCCTGGCCTTTCTTGCGGCTGAAGACGCCAACTTTTACGAGCACAAGGGCCTGGACTTCGGGGGCATTGTTCGTGCCATGATTAAGAACATTGAGGCAGGGGGCATCGTTCAGGGCGGCAGCACCATCACGCAGCAGGTCGTTAAGACGTTCCTCTTGTCCCCGGAACGCACTTGGGTGCGTAAGCTCAAAGAGGCTATTTTGGCGTACCGCATCGACCGTTCCATGACCAAGAACGAAATACTCTACTTGTATCTCAACCAAATCTATCTAGGCGCCGGCGCCTACGGCGTGGAAGCCGCCGCACGCACCTATTTCGGCATCGGCGCGCGGGATCTGAGCATCGCTCAAGCTGCCCTTCTTGCCGGTCTACCTAAAGCTCCAAGCCGATACAGCCCTTTTCAGAACATGGACAAGGCTCTGAAACGACAACACTATGTTCTGGACCGCATGGTGGAGGTCGGTTTCCTTTCCCAGGAAGAGGCCTTGCGGGCCCGCCAAGAACCTTTACATCTCATGGAGCCCCCCGCAAGGGCTACCTATCCCATGAACAGTTTTACGGAAGAAGTGCGACGCCTCATGGAGCAAAAGTACGGGGCTCGCATGCTTTACCGAGAAGGTTTATCCATCCACACCACCATGGACGTGCACGCGCAACGTCTGGCCGAAAAGGCCATTGTGGAAGGACTCCGCCAGTTGGACAAGAGGCACGGGTATCGAGGTCCGCACGGGCACGTGGCGGATTCCGAAGCCGCCGATTTTTCTGAGGTTTTGGCAAAGAGATATGCCACTCTGAGCTCGGGCGACGTGGTGGAAGCGATGGTGATGGGCTGTGAGTCCCAAAAACGCCGGTGCCGACTCGATCTTGGAGCACAACGGAGCGCCGTGCTGAACCTCAAGGCCGCACCATGGGCGGCCGGCTATTTCTCGTCGAGACGCCACCTTTTTTCCAAAGGGGACCTCATCTGGGTGCGTGTGGAAGCGCAAGGTTCCGACACGACCCCGTGGCTCGTTTCTTTGGAACAAGAGCCGCAAACCGAAGGCGCCCTGCTGGCCATGAATCCTCAGACGGGACGCGTGGTGTGCATGGTCGGCGGTAAGGATTTTTCCAAGAGCCAATTCAACCGAGCAACCCAAGCCTATCGCCAACCGGGCTCCGCCTTTAAGCCCATCATCTATGCTACGGCCTTGGAAAAAGGTTCCACCGAGTCATCCATGCTCATCGATTCGCCCATCATCAAAGAAGACCCGAGCCTGGTGGGGCCATGGAAACCTGCCAACTACGACAATGCTTTTTGGGGGCCCATCACACTGCGCGACGCCTTGATTCATTCACGCAATGTGGTGGCTATTAAACTTTTGGAAAGCGTGGGCATTCATGAGGTGCATGAGATGGCGCGGCGGCTGGGCATTCGATCCCCATTGACTCCAACCCTTTCCTTGGCTTTGGGCGCTTCAGGCGTCAGTCTGTGGGAACTGGTCACCGCCTATTCGGCCTTTGCCGCTCAAGGCCTGCGGGTCGAACCCTACATGGTGGAAGCCGTCTATGACCGCAACGGACGGCTTCTGGAAAAGCACCAGGTCCGCCAAGAAAGAGCTTTGTCCGCCCAAACGGCCTACATAATCACCGATATCCTACAGGGGGTGATCCGAGAAGGCACGGGGCGCTCGGTGCGAAGCATTAATAGACCGGCGGCGGGAAAGACGGGAACCACCAATGAGATGAAAGACGCATGGTTTGTGGGCTATACGCCGGAACTGCTTACAGGGGTCTGGGTGGGCCACGATGACCATCGCCTGTCCTTGGGACCCAAGGAAACGGGCGGCAGAGCGGCTGCGCCCATTTGGCTGAGCTTCATGCAAGAGTATCTGCGGGAGACCCCGGCGGAAAACTTTCCCGTTCCGGAAAACATCGTCTTTGCGAAAATCCCTAGTAAATCTAATAAGTCTCAGGCCGAAAGGGGCCGAGAAACCTTTGCCGCTTTCGTGGAAGGCACGCAACCTAAGGGGCCTCAAGACATGCCGTTCTTGGAGGGGCCCTCGAGCGAAAGCGCCGCCGAAATCACATCCGGTTCTTTCTTTAAATCCGATCTGTTTTGGGGCAACAATTGA
- a CDS encoding beta-1,6-N-acetylglucosaminyltransferase, with product MQHPPYTALSKPNLFFSQHRVPVYGGHFSVVEAILIILREAFQRSIGFQRFVLLSSSDDPIRSAQWIEQFLAEHPDTEYMNMVPMPSNALGKPLS from the coding sequence ATACAACATCCCCCCTATACCGCGCTCTCAAAGCCCAACCTCTTCTTTTCCCAACATCGGGTTCCGGTCTACGGGGGCCACTTCAGCGTCGTAGAAGCTATTCTCATCATTCTTCGAGAAGCCTTTCAACGCTCCATAGGATTCCAACGGTTTGTGCTCCTGAGCAGCTCCGATGATCCCATCCGCTCTGCGCAGTGGATTGAACAGTTCTTGGCGGAACACCCGGATACCGAGTACATGAACATGGTGCCCATGCCCTCCAATGCGCTCGGGAAACCTCTGAGCTGA
- a CDS encoding rubrerythrin family protein, whose product MSKTQSHLKEAFAGESQANRKYLAFAEKAREEGYPGVAKLFEAAAAAETVHAHKHLRVLKGIRSTRENLQEAIAGETHEFKSMYPQMIEDAKAEGERQAEISFTYANEVEKIHAQLYEDALKDPENFPVKDWFVCRICGYTIAEEPPEKCPVCGANKKNFFKVE is encoded by the coding sequence ATGTCCAAGACTCAAAGCCATCTCAAAGAAGCTTTTGCCGGCGAATCCCAAGCCAACCGCAAGTACTTGGCTTTTGCCGAAAAAGCTCGCGAGGAAGGTTACCCGGGAGTGGCCAAGCTCTTTGAAGCGGCGGCTGCGGCGGAAACCGTTCACGCGCACAAGCACCTGAGGGTGCTCAAGGGCATTCGAAGCACGCGTGAAAATCTTCAAGAAGCCATCGCCGGAGAAACCCACGAATTCAAGAGCATGTATCCTCAAATGATAGAAGACGCCAAGGCCGAAGGAGAGCGCCAGGCCGAGATCAGCTTCACTTACGCTAACGAGGTGGAAAAGATTCATGCCCAGCTTTACGAAGACGCTCTGAAGGATCCGGAAAACTTTCCGGTCAAGGACTGGTTTGTCTGCCGCATTTGCGGCTACACCATTGCCGAGGAACCTCCGGAAAAATGCCCGGTGTGCGGCGCCAACAAGAAAAACTTCTTCAAAGTGGAATAA
- a CDS encoding ATP-dependent DNA helicase, whose translation MPEGLSLESFFSSSGLLSGLLARYEHRPSQAAMAKAVWQSYMDGVPLVVEAGTGTGKTFAYLIPALLSGRKTVVSTATKALQDQILDQDIPFLTRHFFPQARVCSLKGRKNYLCLRRFREFAHQPSFLNPHEAKLFGALHQWAAETKTGDRSELDWLPDHYQAWNEITAGAEQCLNQQCPHYGQCFVQKSRLQAAKADLLIVNHHLFFASLTMEDRGSGDFLSAFPAVIFDEAHHVEDVAGLFFGHQFSSWSVAELTRDVLRALAHAKVSADFRKNIASALEHLGRRTREAAKILSAAAGPLSMRQRLDLGAPTSPLPACAAALREALKNLGQLVQQQAGVSPLWESLEARCRALDWNLEQILGQEDPHLTHWYEVHNHPVGFTLRATPLDVAPILLEKLFHPKETVILTSATLATVESKRPSFHYIRERLGVPHEGRELQVPSPFAFEKQAALYIPKPFPFPHEPSFCQAMAREALKIMDKTQGRALFLFTSYRHMHETYRLLADQLPFLLLCQGEKPKRKLLSQFKEDTHSVLLATYSFWEGIDVPGHSLSCVLIDKLPFDVPNDPITASRVERLSQAGHNAFYRYQVPRAVLQLKQGFGRLIRSRQDKGVLVLFDTRVLTKPYGRIFLESLPAMPIVHRLDAIPEHLLSLKDLNSSNS comes from the coding sequence ATGCCTGAAGGCCTTTCCCTGGAGTCTTTTTTCTCTTCGAGCGGCCTCCTTTCCGGCTTGTTGGCTCGATATGAGCACAGGCCGTCGCAGGCGGCCATGGCCAAGGCAGTGTGGCAAAGCTATATGGATGGCGTGCCCCTGGTGGTGGAAGCCGGCACGGGCACCGGCAAGACCTTTGCCTACCTCATTCCGGCGCTCTTGAGCGGCCGAAAAACCGTGGTGTCCACAGCCACCAAGGCGCTTCAGGACCAGATTCTCGACCAGGACATTCCTTTCCTCACGCGTCATTTTTTTCCACAAGCCCGCGTGTGTTCCCTCAAGGGCCGCAAAAATTACCTCTGTCTGCGGCGGTTTAGGGAATTTGCCCACCAGCCGTCGTTCTTGAACCCTCACGAGGCCAAACTTTTCGGCGCACTGCATCAATGGGCCGCGGAAACGAAAACCGGAGACCGCTCGGAGCTGGACTGGCTTCCGGATCACTATCAAGCCTGGAATGAGATCACCGCAGGGGCAGAACAGTGCCTGAACCAGCAATGTCCCCATTACGGGCAATGTTTCGTTCAAAAAAGTCGCCTTCAGGCCGCCAAAGCCGACCTTCTCATCGTCAACCATCACTTGTTTTTCGCCTCCCTCACCATGGAAGATCGTGGGTCGGGGGATTTCCTGTCCGCTTTTCCTGCGGTAATCTTTGATGAAGCTCACCATGTGGAGGATGTGGCCGGCTTGTTTTTTGGCCATCAATTCTCAAGCTGGTCGGTGGCCGAATTGACTCGCGACGTTCTTCGAGCCTTGGCCCATGCAAAGGTTTCAGCGGATTTTCGAAAAAACATAGCCTCCGCACTGGAACATCTGGGTCGACGGACCAGAGAGGCGGCTAAGATCCTCAGCGCGGCCGCTGGACCTTTGAGCATGCGCCAACGCCTGGACCTCGGCGCACCCACATCGCCTCTTCCAGCATGCGCAGCGGCACTTCGCGAAGCTTTGAAAAACCTTGGCCAGCTTGTCCAACAGCAGGCTGGCGTCTCACCCCTCTGGGAATCCTTGGAAGCGCGGTGCCGTGCTCTGGACTGGAACCTGGAGCAGATCCTCGGCCAGGAAGATCCGCACTTGACCCATTGGTACGAAGTTCACAATCACCCCGTGGGATTTACATTGCGCGCCACTCCCTTGGATGTCGCGCCCATTCTTTTGGAAAAGCTTTTCCATCCAAAGGAAACGGTGATTCTCACGTCAGCCACCCTGGCTACGGTAGAAAGCAAACGCCCCAGCTTTCACTACATTCGGGAACGCCTGGGTGTTCCACATGAGGGGCGCGAACTTCAGGTACCCTCTCCCTTTGCCTTTGAAAAACAGGCCGCCCTTTACATTCCCAAGCCTTTTCCTTTTCCCCATGAGCCCTCATTTTGTCAAGCCATGGCCCGGGAAGCGCTCAAAATCATGGACAAGACCCAAGGGCGCGCTCTTTTTCTCTTTACGAGCTACCGTCACATGCACGAGACGTATCGCCTTTTGGCCGACCAATTGCCGTTCCTGCTGTTGTGTCAAGGGGAAAAACCCAAAAGAAAACTCCTTTCTCAGTTCAAAGAGGATACGCACTCGGTGCTTTTGGCCACCTATTCATTTTGGGAAGGTATCGACGTGCCAGGACACAGCCTAAGCTGCGTGCTCATCGACAAACTCCCCTTTGACGTTCCTAATGATCCCATCACTGCTTCACGGGTGGAAAGACTTTCCCAGGCTGGACACAATGCCTTCTATCGCTATCAAGTGCCTCGAGCCGTTCTGCAGCTCAAACAGGGCTTCGGCCGTCTGATTCGATCTAGGCAGGACAAGGGCGTGCTGGTGCTCTTTGACACGCGGGTTCTGACCAAGCCCTACGGGCGTATCTTCTTGGAGAGCCTTCCCGCAATGCCCATCGTCCATCGCCTGGACGCCATACCGGAGCATCTTCTATCTTTGAAGGATCTTAACAGTTCGAATTCATAA
- a CDS encoding thioesterase family protein translates to MGKNLTVGMSKELTLKTLPEHSAQRFFQNLPNVFATPFLGGFMEQVCASLIDEHLEPGMQSVGMSMNLKHIAPTPLGMEIKVVCEVTAIEGRKVTFKLEAFDEVEKVGEATHERFLIKADKFNAHVLEKAKKISPS, encoded by the coding sequence ATGGGAAAAAATCTGACCGTTGGCATGAGCAAGGAATTGACGTTAAAAACTCTTCCGGAACACTCCGCGCAACGCTTCTTTCAAAACCTGCCGAATGTGTTTGCCACCCCTTTTTTGGGAGGGTTCATGGAACAAGTCTGCGCCTCGCTGATCGATGAACACTTGGAACCGGGCATGCAATCGGTGGGCATGTCCATGAATCTCAAACACATAGCCCCGACCCCTCTGGGCATGGAAATCAAGGTGGTGTGTGAAGTGACGGCCATCGAAGGTCGCAAAGTGACTTTTAAGCTGGAAGCCTTTGATGAGGTTGAAAAAGTCGGCGAAGCCACCCACGAACGATTCCTTATTAAAGCCGACAAGTTCAACGCACACGTCTTGGAAAAGGCCAAGAAAATCTCACCCTCATGA
- a CDS encoding DnaJ domain-containing protein, which produces MRECYYSILGVSTKASQEEIKGAFRRQALRWHPDVNPGCAEVAEKFRRVLDAYEVLSDPEKRRLYDQQCGYTNRSNGTRQSVFHWSWGMAEAVSEVFQDLLGGAPRHDFYQPRVDLRYDLEIPRNKAISGTQEKISYERSVFCPECAPNGHGTGTKVCQRCGGSGEILELCTVTVAIPAGCVHEMRLRIPAAGDRFRPGGPAGDLVIVCHVVEG; this is translated from the coding sequence ATGAGAGAGTGCTATTATAGCATACTAGGTGTGTCCACCAAGGCATCCCAAGAAGAGATTAAGGGTGCCTTTCGCCGTCAAGCGCTGCGATGGCATCCTGACGTCAACCCCGGATGCGCTGAAGTTGCGGAAAAATTTCGGCGAGTTCTCGATGCTTACGAAGTGCTTTCGGACCCGGAAAAAAGACGTCTCTACGATCAGCAGTGCGGTTACACCAATCGAAGCAACGGCACGCGGCAGTCTGTGTTTCATTGGTCATGGGGCATGGCCGAAGCCGTCTCCGAGGTATTCCAAGACCTTTTGGGTGGAGCACCCCGCCACGACTTCTATCAACCCCGCGTGGACCTTCGGTATGACCTAGAGATTCCCCGAAACAAGGCCATTTCGGGAACTCAAGAGAAAATCTCGTATGAGCGCAGCGTATTTTGCCCGGAATGCGCCCCAAATGGCCATGGAACCGGGACTAAGGTCTGCCAACGCTGCGGTGGGAGCGGGGAAATCTTGGAATTGTGCACGGTCACTGTGGCGATTCCGGCCGGATGTGTGCACGAGATGCGGCTGAGAATCCCTGCGGCGGGGGATCGATTTCGACCGGGTGGGCCGGCGGGTGACTTGGTGATCGTGTGTCACGTGGTTGAAGGCTAG
- a CDS encoding NUDIX hydrolase codes for MNVRAWPILGSERLKGSSLFGFRRDRVVSPRTGKEHDVYVLEAPDWVNVIAVTAKRHVVFVRQWRHGVREETLEIPGGVVEKGDSPETAARRELLEETGYTAELFLCLGFTFPNPAIQDNRCYTFVALNAAPHKDPQPDAMEDIEVVTYAISEIPGFVEQGKISHALIIAALWKFFLWTRDPGVSGVLSL; via the coding sequence ATGAACGTTCGAGCGTGGCCCATATTGGGTAGCGAACGCCTCAAAGGTTCCTCCCTTTTCGGCTTTCGTCGAGACCGAGTGGTTTCTCCCAGGACAGGAAAGGAACATGACGTCTACGTCCTGGAAGCTCCCGATTGGGTGAATGTTATTGCCGTCACAGCCAAACGGCACGTGGTTTTCGTGCGCCAGTGGCGCCATGGCGTTCGAGAAGAGACGTTGGAAATTCCTGGAGGCGTGGTGGAAAAAGGTGACAGCCCGGAAACGGCGGCACGGCGCGAGTTGTTGGAAGAAACCGGCTATACGGCCGAATTGTTTTTGTGCCTTGGCTTCACTTTTCCCAATCCGGCCATTCAAGACAACCGCTGCTATACTTTTGTTGCTCTGAATGCCGCACCGCACAAGGATCCACAACCTGATGCCATGGAAGATATTGAAGTGGTTACCTATGCCATAAGTGAGATCCCCGGCTTTGTCGAGCAGGGCAAGATTTCTCATGCCCTGATTATTGCCGCTTTATGGAAGTTTTTTCTATGGACTCGAGACCCCGGGGTCTCAGGCGTTCTTTCTCTATGA
- a CDS encoding YifB family Mg chelatase-like AAA ATPase, translating to MVAKTFALGVLGIQAFLVEVEVDVASGLPSFTVVGLPDNIVRESKERVKSALLNCGYPFPMDRVTVNLAPAHLRKEGAAFDLPIAIGVLAASGFLDPMAVARPILVGELSLDGRVKAVSGCLPMAIRARELRREMLIVPVDNAREAAVVDGTQVFPVRHLAEVVEHFRGARPLTRLNIPRADLLSMSEDNSLDLADVKGQEHAKRALEVAAAGSHNLMLIGPPGSGKTMLAQRLPTILPPLSLEESLETSQIYSVAGLLRDQPLLARRPFRHPHHTISDAGLIGGGHVPRPGEVSLAHHGVLFLDEFPEFRRNVIDLLRQPLEDGHVTIARAAMTLTYPARFTLVAAMNPCPCGFAGDTRKPCRCSSLEIQRYRNRISGPILDRIDLHVDVPAVSVEDLQGTSRCESSHDVRQRVMAARERQRARFRRTNLHANAAMGPREVERYCTLDSQGKRLLQEAIATLHLSARAYHRILKVARTIADLEGSETMAHHHLLEAVQYRTLDRTFWS from the coding sequence ATGGTGGCCAAGACGTTTGCTTTGGGCGTTTTGGGAATTCAAGCCTTCCTGGTGGAAGTGGAAGTGGATGTGGCCTCCGGGCTTCCTTCCTTTACCGTAGTGGGGCTTCCCGACAACATTGTTCGAGAAAGCAAAGAACGGGTCAAAAGTGCGCTGCTCAACTGTGGTTATCCTTTTCCCATGGACCGCGTCACAGTGAATCTGGCACCGGCCCATCTACGCAAGGAGGGAGCCGCCTTTGACTTGCCCATCGCCATCGGCGTGCTGGCCGCCTCCGGATTTTTGGACCCTATGGCCGTGGCTCGGCCCATCCTTGTGGGAGAACTTTCCTTGGACGGCCGCGTTAAGGCAGTCTCTGGCTGTCTTCCCATGGCCATACGAGCCCGGGAGCTGCGCCGAGAGATGTTGATCGTTCCGGTGGACAATGCCCGGGAAGCGGCTGTTGTGGATGGAACACAGGTTTTTCCTGTTCGTCACCTGGCGGAGGTGGTGGAGCACTTTCGAGGTGCCCGTCCCCTGACTCGGCTGAACATTCCTCGCGCCGACCTACTTTCTATGAGTGAGGACAATTCGCTCGATCTGGCGGATGTGAAGGGGCAGGAGCATGCCAAGAGGGCTTTGGAGGTGGCGGCGGCCGGTTCGCATAACCTTATGCTCATCGGGCCGCCGGGATCCGGTAAGACCATGCTGGCGCAGCGCCTGCCCACGATTCTTCCCCCCTTGAGCCTGGAAGAATCTCTGGAAACTTCCCAGATTTACAGCGTAGCCGGCCTGCTTCGCGATCAGCCGCTTCTTGCGCGCCGTCCCTTTCGCCATCCTCACCACACCATCTCCGATGCTGGGCTCATCGGCGGAGGCCATGTGCCTCGACCGGGCGAGGTGAGCCTTGCCCACCATGGTGTCCTTTTTCTTGATGAATTTCCGGAATTTCGTCGAAACGTGATCGACCTTTTGCGCCAGCCCTTGGAAGACGGCCACGTGACCATAGCGCGAGCCGCCATGACCCTGACCTATCCGGCTCGGTTCACGCTCGTCGCCGCCATGAACCCCTGTCCGTGCGGCTTCGCCGGAGACACTCGAAAGCCCTGTCGATGCTCGTCCTTGGAAATTCAACGCTATCGAAACCGCATCTCCGGACCGATTTTGGACCGCATCGACTTGCATGTGGACGTTCCAGCCGTGTCCGTGGAAGATCTGCAAGGGACATCCCGCTGTGAATCGTCCCATGACGTGCGGCAACGTGTCATGGCGGCTCGAGAACGCCAGAGGGCTCGATTTCGCCGAACCAACCTCCACGCCAATGCGGCCATGGGGCCCAGGGAAGTGGAACGATACTGCACACTGGATTCCCAGGGAAAACGCCTTCTTCAGGAGGCTATAGCCACCCTACATCTCAGTGCCCGCGCCTACCACAGAATTCTCAAGGTGGCCCGAACCATTGCGGATCTTGAAGGATCCGAGACTATGGCCCATCACCATCTGCTCGAAGCAGTGCAATATCGAACCCTGGACCGAACCTTTTGGTCGTAA
- a CDS encoding beta-1,6-N-acetylglucosaminyltransferase produces MLLAAKELKKVGLWTRRNDKKVLGDFQPYGGSMFWALTRQAAQLLIDFCDRRPDFVAFYRHTHGLDEMMLQTILGNSALACRIQRNLPYADWSARRRSPEWIQRRHLEFFKPTTRFSTDDPYGPGEIVFARKFSEDADDLVRQLDRIIAERETD; encoded by the coding sequence TTGCTGTTAGCAGCCAAGGAGCTCAAGAAGGTCGGCCTGTGGACACGGCGCAATGACAAAAAAGTCCTTGGGGATTTTCAACCTTACGGCGGCTCCATGTTCTGGGCTTTGACACGCCAAGCTGCGCAGCTTCTCATCGACTTCTGCGATCGGCGTCCGGACTTTGTGGCATTTTACCGGCATACCCATGGCCTAGACGAGATGATGTTGCAAACGATCTTGGGCAATTCGGCGTTGGCCTGCAGGATTCAAAGAAACCTCCCCTATGCCGACTGGAGCGCTCGGCGGCGCAGCCCGGAATGGATTCAACGAAGACATCTCGAGTTTTTTAAGCCCACGACACGATTTTCCACGGACGATCCATACGGACCCGGTGAGATTGTTTTTGCACGAAAGTTTTCCGAAGATGCGGACGATCTGGTGAGGCAACTGGACCGCATCATCGCGGAAAGAGAAACCGACTAG